A stretch of DNA from Tigriopus californicus strain San Diego chromosome 8, Tcal_SD_v2.1, whole genome shotgun sequence:
CTGAGCATCTCGTGTCTGCCATGTCATTAATGATGTAGTGGAAGGAGCTTTTTTGGCTTCTGGAGGAGGCCAAGGTTGCCCGAAGTGCCCGATTTGTACCCTAGCCACTTGAGAGTATACTTGTGAATGAACGTGTACCTGGAGTACGTAGAGTAGCCCAAGTGCCTCCTTCCACCTTCCCATCGCTCTCTCACGGCCACGGTTGTGGTGCAGAACCTTATTTGGGTGGGCCCTGTTCGATTCTCGAAGACAAGGTTAGCGTCGAAATCATTCGCCAATTCTGGATATCTAGAACCGGGCTAGCTAGAGTAGAATAAGGTTAGAATAGTTTGGACATCGGGCTAAGGCGATATACGCGAGGTATGGATGAACTTTGTCACCATTACGGTAGCATTCGGTCGTAGGTGAGTCAGTCTTGGGGAAAAACGTTTCGGGGGTAAATCCCTAATTCGAGAGATCAGCCACATTCCAATGAAGAGGTACCTGTTCGGATGCCTCCCGACATTGCTGCCCGTGTCCACCACCATTCTAACAAGGAGTTATTCATGTGTTCAGTTCAGCGTTTGGAAGGCACTCGATCGAACTGAAGATGCAGGTTCAGGTCCGGCTGGACCGCACAGAGACACTGTATAAGACAGACCTGCCCCTTTAACGTATTATTTAAAATGTTTgcataatttgaaaatatggatTAGGTGGTAGACGATCAATGTTAAATGGTTTAGTTTACCAAAGATTAGTCTTATTGAAACAATTTGTTAGTTCATAGAGGGTAGAGAAGATTGACGAATTGAGGAAATCCGGAAGATTGCTCATATTTGTGATCAAGATTAGTTAATTTTTGAAGATTGATGAGTGAAAAAATTAAATATCGCAAAAATCTTGAACTATCGGCGCAATTTTATTTCgttgttttgatgaaaatggttttttctATGTGTAGAATAGATGAAACGTTAGGAAAAGTCTATAGTGAATTCATAACATACATGAAGATCAGTTGATTCAGGCGCTGAGCGCATTAGTAGATTTGCACAAGTTTTGAGTTTTGtgggatgtttttttcatttgtagtTTTTGCAGTTTTGCATTTGCAAATTGATGCATTTTGCATCtgcatttgcatcatttgcagttggaaaaaacgaatttttttgtattatctTGCAAAGCAAAGCTAGCCTGCAAAAAGTTGAACTATATGGCTTTTGTATCAGCAAATGCAGTCCTACCCTTCATCTTCAAATGTTGTGAAAAGGCAAAGTTGAATTCTGTGATTGAACACCACGTTTTAAATTAGAATGATTCCAAAGAATTTTGGGATAAACCCCTCTCGCAACGCTCGAAATGTTGTTTACTGTTTGTAGTTAAGACTTTGTGCAAAGAGTGTCTTTCTTGAGAAAGCGCTAGGTTGCAATCATATTCCGTTCAACCTGTTGGACGGTCTACTACCTAAGGGCCGAGATATCCACTTGAGCCGTACACCCAGGTTGTTGGGCTGGCCCCAGAACGGTGCCGTGGTCCCCTTGAATTCCCTGCttgttgatgacgatgacCCCCCTCGAGACTAGCGAGGTGCTTGGCAGGAATCCGTCAGTCTAATATTGACCATCACCGAAGACACATTGACTTCGGGAGGAATTCCTCGTGGAGAATCACAAGCgtctctcgctcactcactcaccaagaATTTTGACGCTGGCATAGATCATCGTGAACATTGATCAAATTGCACAATTTGACATTGGTCGCGTGTTTACCTTCGAATTGATTCCAAGTTTTTTAAAGTAAGGTGGACATCATGCCTGGGGCCTTTGGCTGAAACTTGGATTTCTCTCACGATTGTTCGACTCCCAACTTCTTTTCAACCAACTTAACTAAGCAACCATAGACTAACACCTCAGTGTACGTTCAAAAGACAAGTTCAGTGTCCAGATTATTTTTTCTCGTCTGACCTTCATCGCTCTGGTTTTTTGAAACGAACAACCATGGATTGGGTTCGCCGGAAAAAAGGATCCTCCGGACCCGATTCGGCTTCCGAGTCGAATCTGCAGTCTCGATCTGAGGTAGGTCGTCGGTAATTCTAATCACATTTAACTTACATTTCCGATGATTCGACGACTTCGAGCGGATTTGGCATTGGATCTCATAGCGTTTCAGTGGCCTGAAATACAGGCAATGTAATATAACATTCCAAGTAGGTAATTCGACACCACTTTTGATCAGGTTGATCACTTGTCCCCCAGGTTTTTTCCGAGTGATTTTTTCAGTCCAATTTCTAATGATTTACTTCCACGTGTCCTTTAGCTGCAGGTCATTACTCGAGGTTACACGTCAAGGTTGCTATATTGACAGACAGAAAGGTTTTCAAATAGAAAAgtgcattttgaaaagaaagtagacaaaaaaaaacaaaaaagaagaaagtatcGATAGACATGCAAATTCGTGATAGCAGCTAGaccattttattatttttattaaaCCTTCCCGAATCAGATAGGTTAGCTTTCTTCATTAGCCGAGTCAAGTTTAGCTGTGTGGAAGAAAATCTTGTTGCCCTTGAATGCATATTCTAGAATTTTCGTTTCGGAAGGACCTTCACGTGAACTGAAATGGGCAGGCTTGATCcaatatgaaaaaaagcacaatACAACCTACAGGTAAAACATGTGGACCCAGGGCCCCATTCTCAAGCCCTCGCCAAGAAAGAGATTGGTTGGGGCTTGTTCTCGAGAATAGATAGGTACTGCATACGCTTTTAGGCAGAACAACTTTTGGGTTGGAGGTGTTGATGAACGCGCCGAGTCAAACCGGTTTCGGGGTTCTCCACAGGCGGTCAAAAACAGATCGCCAACGCACCCACCTGGGTACACATGGCGACTTGACTGGCCCGCTTATGGGTCTCCGTTTCACCGTTGGAACTTCAGGGAAGAAGACGTGCAGGAGTACTTTGAATGGGCTGCGTTTAATTTGAACGAGAGATATGAAGTACGCGACCTTTTAACTGGTGGCCACGAGAGTGGCGACCAACTTCGAGATAGGGATGGTAGTGACTGGTCCAGAAGTAATTGCGACGTAACATGGTTACTGTATATACCAGAACCGGGCACATTGATCAATAAACAACGTCTTGGACAAAATGCTCACTTTCTTAGGGGGTTAAATTTGACACTCTGGGTTTTATTGAGCTTTCTAACCGTTGATATCATGGAGAGCTTTATCATTGttactttgaaatgatatttcattcacccaacaaatttgagttaaCACATCAAGCTTATCCTCAAATGTTTCGAGAGTTGTTGATTTCGTCAAGTTGTGTCCAGCTGGCGTATAGGTTTTACTACCACTGCCCTAACACTTGCCTTTATTCATGATtatgtgattgaaaaatatctaGATAGATGTTAGTTTTGTCATCGCACAAGTATTTGAAGAAGTGAAGCATAGATCACTGAATAATGAGAATAGATGACTATTAAGTTACGTTTGGTTATTAAAAACTTCGTTTTATTGTACTTTGAGTGTTTTCACGTTATTCATTTTCCATGTCGGATCTTCCTGGTTTTCACGAGTTTTCTCAAGTATTTTGTCATACTTTTCTTGAACATTCGCGAAATGTGGCAAATATCGCCTTGCAACCTTGAAATCAAGGAAGTTTTTCTAGGAAGATTGTTATGTTCTTAAGAAGGATGAGTGACAATTGTAATTTGTTCGTTTATTAACAGGCAATTAAAGCCATGGGAAGCAGCATTTATACTTTTGTAAGAAAAGAGCTTCTAATATGACTCGATTAAACTCAATTGGGCTATGAATATTCACCAAAACTCGGAGACGCACGAAATACAGATTTCATTAGTTCGCCCATTTATCATGACGATTTTATCACTGAATGGCAAGGTAACAACGATTGATAATACCAAAACTCGTTACGAGTTCCTTATAGAAATACAGAGACCCTTACCTAATTCAAACCGATTGAAAACAAGTTTCCTGTGTTGAATGATACTAACGCGCCAAACGTAAAATTATTCAGAAAATATTTGGCACGGGACTTCACCTTTGCACCTTAATCATCCTATTCAAGTACCTTCAAGTGCCAGTGGTATTTTCGAATACACATCTACATTTGTAACCGAATTATTGATTTCAGGCCAATGCTGACTTAGATCGCGAGTGTGACAAGATCTTTCATCCAGACAAGTTCGATATCGCTCAACTCAATCCGGATTCTCAAGGCAATGTCGATGAGAGGGCTCGCCAATACCGGACTGCCACTGCCCCCACGGACCTGCAAGCTATGGGGGCGGGGGCCTTGGTCACCATGGCGGCCACTTTGGCTACGGAAGGCGGGGCCGAGTTGTCCCATGAGCCGTTTTTCCAACGATCTTCTTCATTCGTGGAACCCCCCGTCACGGGTAACTGGAgagaaaatgagtaattgttcaaaatgaaatcattattAGATCGTTTGGGTTCTTCTAGATTCTGGCCTTCAACGGTCCAAGACCGCCACGGGAATGCAAGCTCGAGTCATGGGACAGGAAGCTGGTGGGTAGCTAACTCGGTTTAGGTCATCTCCAATGGAACTCCACTGACATTCCTTGGTACTCTTTTATTTTAGCCCATGATCGTCAAGCCTATCCTCACTTCCACCAGGTCATGTCCAGATTAAAGACTGGCCAACTGAAACGAGCTGAAACCGATCAAGCCATTCGAACAACCAAGAAAGATCGACGGCCTTTGGAAACTGTCTCCGAGGAACGGAAGCGTCTGAAGAAGTATTCAGACGTTAAGACCCTTCCGACGATCCAAGATGACGAAGGTCTTCGTGGGGATTTTGAAATGCAGGTAAAGCCTTTTTGGGATTGGGTACTAAACTAGCATAAGTTGTAACTTGTTTTGTTATTGCTTAGCCTACAAGCACTGAAAAAGTGGAGTCCTCTGGCTCTGACAATGAAGAGAAGAAGACCAAGGCTCAATTCAGTATTGCCATGGAATCCAGTGACGAGGAAGGACAAGGTCATCGGCAAATCAAACGAACCAAGAGCAAGGACTTTGCCCATCGGAGTGATGACGAGAGTTGGGGCTTTGGAATGGACAAGAAGGTGTCCTTTGGAGGACCGGGCCAATCCTCTCATAATGAGGAATCTCATGTGGATGACGATGAGGAAGACCGTGAGGAAAAACGGCGGAAACGCCATAAGAAGAGTCGCCGGGGTAGTCGGCACATGTCCATCGAAACGGACCTGAGTTTGCGGCGAACCCGTGGCTCTGAGCTTCAAATGGAGGACATGGCTCTGCCCactgaggaagaagaagccaGGAATCTAGAGTACAGGGATGTGGAGGACATGGCCTCCCATAGAATGGACCACTTGCCCGGTTACTCTCGACATAAAATCAAGAAAGGTGCATCCACGTTCCAAGTGAAAGGGACGCCGGAAACTTACGAGCAAAGCAAGGAAATCAACCAGGTAAGGAAGTCCCTATTTCATGTTGGATTATCCTTTAACTCATTGACATCCTCGATTCCACTCCCTTGATCTTAGATGGTTGAGAAACTGTATGGCGAGAAAGCCAAAGTGTATGACCACTCTCCTCATGATCTGTTCGTGGAGACTGTACGGCTCcagcggatgtacggtacagcaagTGTATGACCACTCTCCTCATGATCTGTTCGTGGAGATGGACGAGCTCCAAGGTGAGGAGTGGATCGAGATGGCTCGTTGGATCAAATACGAGGAGGACAGGGAAGAGGGAGCCGAGCGATGGGGCAAGGCTCACGTGTCATCCCTCTCCTTTCACTCGTTGATCAATCTTCGCTTGGCGTTGGAAGGATGTAAGTTGGATTTTGAGGTCTCGAGTGAGATCACCTCATATTCATATGGAACACTTTTACTATTAGGTGCTTTCATCCTGGATCTGGAGGCCAGGGATATTCCCGCCGTGGCATATCGCGTGGTCGAAGAATGGAGTGTCCTAGGTGACATTGAAGAGGATCAAAAGGGCGATATCATTCGCGTGCTCACCTATCGGCACAAGTATGTCACGGACCACGCGACTTTCAAGTTTGGAgccatgaagaagaacatgagTCAGCGCTCGCTTCAGGTGAGACCTATTAGCCTGATAATCCCGCTTAACCATTCCACTAAATCATATGCATCATATGCCAAAGCTAACCGACTAAACAAACCTCTAACCTTCCTAATAAAAACGAAACCAGAACTTGGGGAGCGACTCGGAGGCTGCCCGTTCGGACGACGGAGAAGCGATGGTGAATCCCTTGCGTTGGTTTCGATCATTTTCTCGAGATTCCTTCGCCAGGCAGGATTCCTCTGCCATGTACTTAAGGCAGATCGCGAAGCAAGAATCCGCCTTAAAATCCGTCAAAGAGCGAGAGGTATGGCCCCATCGGGGTTGCATTGTACATCAATACCACAAACGCGTGCCTGGTCTCTACGTAGAGTTGATCTTTTTACATACTTTCCGGATGTGTACCCATTTTTCTATGCTAGCGAGCGTTCTCTGTAGTTGGGGTTTTCCTTCTTGGAGAGGTGTACGTAGTTTTCTAGTCGCTTAGTGAATTGCATTTGGAGCGATGTCAAGCCTATTTGAATCGGTTCAATCAACACCATTTTCCACCCTTTTCAGAGCCTTCTGACTGATCAGAATAAATCCAACGTGCAAATTTCCAAGGCCAAGACTTTCATTGCTCCAGACAATGGTCTGGATGCTTCGTCTGGCAAAGACTTGGATCATTTGGTGCTCAATATCCCGGAGGACGGTGAAATACCTTCGAATAGCTCCGCCGGTGATTTGTATCGGATGGCTCAAAGCAAGAAAGAGCATATCCTCCGAAAGATCAAGGTCGGAACGGAGGGCACCATCGTGTTGGTGGGTTCCTTGGAAAGCGTGACGAAGCCCATCTCTGCCTTGGTCCGTTTAGCCGAGGGTATTATTATGCCCAACGCATTGGAGGTGCCCCTCCCCGTGCGTTTCATCTTTATCCTCCTCACCCCCAAGCCTAGTAAGGATATGGATTGCCACGAGATTGGTCGATCCTTCTCGACATTGATGTCCAATCCGGTATGTTCCGAAGTTGGATCCAATTTCTCTTGGTCCATCCAGTAATCGCAAATTGTGGGTTTTTGTTTCAGAAATTCCACACAGTGTGCTACAAGATTGATGAGAGGCGAGAATTGCTCTCCGCCATCAACGATTTTTTGGACGAGTCCGTGGTTTTACCTCCTGGCGATTGGGACAGTAATAATCTTCTGTCCATAAATGAAATCAAGGAGATGCGTAAACGTCGCCAAAATCGCAAGAAAGTTCTGGAGATGAAATCTGCCGAGAAAGCCCCCATAATCACCCCTGGCGACGGCGACGGAGATGATggcgacgatgatgatgacaagaagaaaaagactcCCTTCAACGACCCTCTGGTGAGGACCAAGACTCCATTTGGAGGCGTGATTAACGACTGGAAACGTCGCTTCCCCTGGTATCTCTCGGATTTCAAAGATGGCTTGAACACCCAATGTTTGGCTGCCACGATTTTCATCTACTTTGCCTGTCTCTCGGGAGCCATTGCCTTTGGCGGGTTGACCGCGGACAAGTCCAAAGGTCTGATCGGCATCCCAGAAACCTTGATCATGAGTGCTGTCGGGGGCTTGATGTTTGCCTTATTTGCGGGACAGCCTTTGATCATCACCGGAGTCACTGGACCTGTCTTATTGTACGATGAGGCTCTCTTCGGCTTTGCCACTAATGGAGGCATCGATTTCCTGGCCTGGCGAGTCTGGATCGGAGTCTGGATAGTGATCATCGCCTTGGTGGTGGCCTTGTTTCAAGGCTCCACCCTTGTCAAGTTCTTCACCAAGTTTACCAAGGACATTTTCGCCTCCCTCGTCTCATTGCTTTTCATCTTCGAGgccttgaaaaaagttgtgcTTGTAAGTAGAAGTTACGTACTTAACACGTACGACTCAGCAGACTTTAACTTCTCCGTGTTCCTCTCCCCATAGATTTTTGGGAATCATCCGTTGATGTCTTTGGACACTTATTGCGCTGAGCACGCTGGAGGCAACATCACCGCGTTGGAGAACgaagaaaatgttcaagtGATCAAGAAGGAGCCCAACACGGCCCTCTTGTCCGCCATTCTGATGTTTGGAACCTTCTTCATTGCCTACTTCCTTAGGGTCTTCCGAAACGGGAAATACTTGGGTCGGACGGTAAGGCAAGATCTCAAGGGATGCGTCCAGTTCCAATATGCCAACCCATTGTAATCACCTTGCAGATCCGTCGAGCCTTGGGCGATTTCGGTGTTCCAATTGCCATTGTGATAATGGTGGCCATGGATTATTTCATTGACGACACGTTTACCCAGAAGTTGGATGTTCCCGCTGGTGTTCAAGTAACTAGCCCAGAGCGACGAGGATGGCTCATTCCCCCTTTGGGTTTGGAAGAGGCTATTCCCGTGTGGGCACCTTTCGTTGCCGTTGTACCTGCCATTTTGCTTTATTTATTGCTCTTCATGGAGACCCATATCTGCGAGTGAGTATAATAGCAGATACATCcatccttgtttttttgcacGATTTTTGGTTTCCAAGTGTGGCTTGATGAAATTTCAGTCttttgacaaagatatttaagtgagaaatgatttttacGTAACTTTATTTAAATCATAGATGTGGCGCATGGGAAAGAAGATTTTTAGCGTCTTAAGATACAAAAATGATCTTTGTAATTATTTGCCGCATTAgtgtgcaattttttttttggcggacttccttaccgctgctgggattggaatcccagcacttcaagacgagaaaatttattcatttatttatttatatatctTATTTGATATAGACTCATCATGATGGAAAAGACTTCGAGGAAAGGTGGTGGTGTCCATTGGGACATTGTCTTGTTGTGCCTTATCAACTGTCTGTCGTCATTTTTCGGCGGGCCTTGGATTTGTGCGGCCACAGTGCGGGCAGTCGCTCACGTGTCGGCTCTTACTGTGATGTCGACCACTCACGCTCCCGGAGAGTCTCCGAAAGTGGTGATGGTGTTGGGTAAGGATCTACATTTTCTCCCAAAGACAGCTTGTTGTAATCTACCATGAAATTGTTTCTCAAGATCAAAGGGTGTCGGGTACTGTGGTGTCGATTCTCCTCGGCTTTTCGGTACTGTTGTCTCCGGCGTTGAAATTGGTCCCATTTGCTGTCCTCTTTGGAGTGTTCCTCTACATGGGTGTGTCCTCGATCAATGGCATCCAACTATTTGATCGGATCACCTTGCTGTTAATGCCGGTCAAGCATCATCCTCAAGTCTCTTACGTCAGAAGGGTAAGCTTTTTATTAGAGGCAATCATGACGTCCAGGTTTTGTGATAAATGCTCACTTACTTCTCTCTCATAGgtgaaaacatggaaaatgcACCTGTATACCGTTCTTCAAGTTTTGGGATTGGCTGTGTTGTGGGTGGTAAAATCCACCCAATTGGCATTGGCTTTCCCGTTCTTTGTGGTAGCCATGATTCCATATCGAATGTCATTGAAATACTTATTCTCGCCCCGAGAACTGGACGCGGTAAGTGCCTCAAtccaatttgaagcaaatggCTAACAAAGTGTTCAACGCTAATGAATGcattgttttcttcatttagCTGGACGGTCCCAAGGCTGGTCAAGTGATGTTGGAGGATGAACCCGATTTCTACGATCAAGCCTACGGAGCTTGAGCACAACCTGAAGCATCCTGAGTTTTCCTCATACTTCCTCGTCCCTGTGAATACATTCGAATGAAAATCTTCACTTTGATGACCccacaaaaattgaattgtcgGAAGCTATAGGCCATGATACATTATATCTCACGTGATGCAATATTTTCATATTaaaagaaatttgttttctgctcaatgtttgtgaatgaatgaatgaataatgtGTGTATCAATGTCAATTCAGAGCCTTCTGTGAGGCCCAAAGTTGAACATAAATCTAAAGCTATATATCGTTCTAGTATCTAATATACCCTTATACTGTAACAATACATTCTGAAAAAATACACCTACACTTATTTGACTTGAACACTCTTCGTTTTTAGTTGTGGTTTATATTTATTTATACTGTCCACGAAACCGCTTCTACTATTTAAAATAAGGTTAAGAAGGTTCATTTTTGGCAGGAAGTAATCATTTAGAGTCGAGTTTATCTTTTCGTGATTGAAATGATAGTGAATTGTGCATGAACTATTAAAAATGGACGGATATGTTGGCGTCGAGAATTACCTTTTTTGGAAACAAGAGGAACCATTTTGTTACGAATTTAAGAAGTTTGTTCTTGTTTTCGAAAGACTTATTGCAATCCCATTCAATCTCGAAATGGTGTTAATGTAAAGACCCCCcgcccaaaaaagaaaaga
This window harbors:
- the LOC131884806 gene encoding anion exchange protein 2-like, yielding MDWVRRKKGSSGPDSASESNLQSRSEANADLDRECDKIFHPDKFDIAQLNPDSQGNVDERARQYRTATAPTDLQAMGAGALVTMAATLATEGGAELSHEPFFQRSSSFVEPPVTDSGLQRSKTATGMQARVMGQEAAHDRQAYPHFHQVMSRLKTGQLKRAETDQAIRTTKKDRRPLETVSEERKRLKKYSDVKTLPTIQDDEGLRGDFEMQPTSTEKVESSGSDNEEKKTKAQFSIAMESSDEEGQGHRQIKRTKSKDFAHRSDDESWGFGMDKKVSFGGPGQSSHNEESHVDDDEEDREEKRRKRHKKSRRGSRHMSIETDLSLRRTRGSELQMEDMALPTEEEEARNLEYRDVEDMASHRMDHLPGYSRHKIKKGASTFQVKGTPETYEQSKEINQMVEKLYGEKAKVYDHSPHDLFVEMDELQGEEWIEMARWIKYEEDREEGAERWGKAHVSSLSFHSLINLRLALEGCAFILDLEARDIPAVAYRVVEEWSVLGDIEEDQKGDIIRVLTYRHKYVTDHATFKFGAMKKNMSQRSLQNLGSDSEAARSDDGEAMVNPLRWFRSFSRDSFARQDSSAMYLRQIAKQESALKSVKERESLLTDQNKSNVQISKAKTFIAPDNGLDASSGKDLDHLVLNIPEDGEIPSNSSAGDLYRMAQSKKEHILRKIKVGTEGTIVLVGSLESVTKPISALVRLAEGIIMPNALEVPLPVRFIFILLTPKPSKDMDCHEIGRSFSTLMSNPKFHTVCYKIDERRELLSAINDFLDESVVLPPGDWDSNNLLSINEIKEMRKRRQNRKKVLEMKSAEKAPIITPGDGDGDDGDDDDDKKKKTPFNDPLVRTKTPFGGVINDWKRRFPWYLSDFKDGLNTQCLAATIFIYFACLSGAIAFGGLTADKSKGLIGIPETLIMSAVGGLMFALFAGQPLIITGVTGPVLLYDEALFGFATNGGIDFLAWRVWIGVWIVIIALVVALFQGSTLVKFFTKFTKDIFASLVSLLFIFEALKKVVLIFGNHPLMSLDTYCAEHAGGNITALENEENVQVIKKEPNTALLSAILMFGTFFIAYFLRVFRNGKYLGRTIRRALGDFGVPIAIVIMVAMDYFIDDTFTQKLDVPAGVQVTSPERRGWLIPPLGLEEAIPVWAPFVAVVPAILLYLLLFMETHICELIMMEKTSRKGGGVHWDIVLLCLINCLSSFFGGPWICAATVRAVAHVSALTVMSTTHAPGESPKVVMVLDQRVSGTVVSILLGFSVLLSPALKLVPFAVLFGVFLYMGVSSINGIQLFDRITLLLMPVKHHPQVSYVRRVKTWKMHLYTVLQVLGLAVLWVVKSTQLALAFPFFVVAMIPYRMSLKYLFSPRELDALDGPKAGQVMLEDEPDFYDQAYGA